The following coding sequences lie in one Saimiri boliviensis isolate mSaiBol1 chromosome 6, mSaiBol1.pri, whole genome shotgun sequence genomic window:
- the ZFTA gene encoding zinc finger translocation-associated protein, whose translation MEPGGDHRSRSSGGRGGPGPAVASARGRRLPPAGVSGGAEPEEDEGGQDLQLEGGALGSWGSAPLPSSRARGPASSGRKYSDHCEARASRPGKSRIPGRDHRRYYHDHWRLEYLMDFNPARHGMVCMVCGSSLATLKLSTIKRHIRQKHPYSLHWSPREKEVISNSWDAHLGLGACGEAEGLGVQGAEEEEEEEEEEEEEGAGVPACPPKGPGKTPAGGGCRRQRRGGPVAPRARRLRLSASRRAGGSRGLGARRLERRLKESLQNWFRAECLMDYDPRGNRLVCMACGRALPSLHLDDIRAHVLEVHPGSLGLSGPQRSALLQAWGGQPEALSDLTQSPPGDDLAPQDLTRKSRDSASAAGAPSSQDLSPPDVKEEAGWVPERPGPAEEEELEEGEGERAGVPGRSPRGRTHRRHPQERWRLEYLMELDGGRRGLVCGVCGGSLASLKMSTIERHIRRRHPGSTRFGGPLQALIAREWSEKAAHLLALGLPRPESPRGPAAPGTAAASEEGGGDEEEEPEEEAWGDVPPSPGAPLERPAEEEEDEEDGQEAGELALPPPPPPPPPPPPPRSREQRRNYQPRWRGEYLMDYDGSRRGLVCMVCGGALATLKVSTIKRHILQVHPFSMDFTPEERQTILEAYEEAALRCYGHEGFGPPAPAPRDGGADLKSGAVCRA comes from the exons ATGGAGCCCGGCGGGGACCACCGGAGCCGGAGCAGCGGCGGCAGGGGCGGCCCCGGGCCAGCAGTGGCCTCGGCACGGGGCCGACGGCTGCCGCCCGCCGGAGTGAGCGGCGGCGCGGAGCCGGAGGAGGACGAAGGCG GGCAAGATCTTCAGCTGGAAGGGGGTGCCTTGGGGTCCTGGGGGAGTGCCCCCCTGCCCTCCTCCAGGGCCAGGGGACCAGCATCTTCAGGCAGGAAGTATTCAGACCACTGTGAGGCTCGGGCCTCGAGGCCTGGCAAGAGCCGCATCCCTGGCCGTGACCACCGGCGCTACTACCACGACCACTGGCGGCTGGAGTACCTGATGGACTTCAACCCTGCCAGGCACGGCATGGTGTGCATGGTGTGCGGCAGCTCCCTGGCCACGCTCAAGCTCAGCACCATCAAGCGCCACATCCGCCAGAAGCACCCCTACTCCTTGCACTGGAGTCCCCGGGAGAAGGAAGTCATCAGCAACAGCTGGGATGCGCACCTGGGGCTGGGGGCCTGCGGAGAGGCGGAGGGCCTGGGGGTCCagggggctgaggaggaggaggaggaggaggaagaagaggaggaggagggggccggTGTCCCAGCTTGCCCGCCCAAGGGCCCAG GCAAAACCCCAGCTGGTGGGGGCTGCCGGCGCCAGCGGCGAGGGGGGCCAGTGGCACCCCGGGCTCGGCGTCTGCGCCTCTCAGCCTCCCGGAGGGCCGGGggcagcagggggctgggggcCCGGCGCCTGGAGAGGAGGCTGAAGGAGTCCCTGCAGAACTGGTTCCGGGCCGAGTGTCTCATGGACTACGACCCGCGGGGGAACCGGCTGGTGTGCATGGCCTGCGGCCGGGCACTGCCCAGCCTGCACCTGGACGACATCCGTGCCCACGTGCTGGAGGTGCACCCCGGCTCCCTGGGGCTCAGCGGCCCCCAGCGCAGTGCCCTGCTGCAGGCCTGGGGGGGCCAGCCTGAGGCGCTCTCTGACCTCACCCAGTCCCCACCAG GCGATGACCTCGCCCCCCAGGACCTGACCAGAAAGAGCCGGGACTCGGCCTCCGCTGCTGGAGCCCCCTCCTCTCAGGATCTCAGCCCCCCAGACGTAAAGGAAGAGGCTGGCTGGGTCCCTGAGAGGCCCGGGCCcgcagaggaggaggagctggaggagggcgAGGGCGAGAGGGCGGGGGTCCCGGGCCGGTCGCCGCGAGGCCGCACCCACCGCCGCCACCCCCAGGAGCGCTGGCGGCTGGAGTACCTCATGGAGCTGGACGGCGGCCGGCGCGGCCTGGTGTGCGGGGTGTGCGGGGGCTCGCTGGCCTCGCTCAAGATGAGCACCATCGAGCGCCACATCCGCCGGCGCCACCCGGGCTCCACGCGCTTCGGCGGGCCCCTCCAGGCCCTCATCGCCCGGGAGTGGAGCGAGAAGGCCGCCCACCTGCTGGCCCTGGGGCTGCCCCGCCCCGAGTCTCCCCGGGGCCCCGCCGCCCCAGGCACGGCCGCAGCCTccgaggaggggggaggggacgaggaggaggagccagaggAGGAGGCGTGGG GTGACGTCCCGCCGTCCCCTGGGGCTCCACTGGAGCGGCccgctgaggaagaggaggacgaAGAGGACGGCCAGGAGGCCGGGGAACTCGCCTTGCCGCCGCCGCcccccccgccgccgcccccgcccccgccccgcagCCGGGAGCAGCGGCGGAACTACCAGCCGCGCTGGCGGGGCGAGTACCTGATGGACTACGACGGCAGCCGGCGCGGCCTGGTGTGCATGGTGTGCGGGGGCGCGCTGGCCACTCTCAAGGTGAGCACCATCAAGCGCCACATCCTGCAGGTGCACCCCTTCTCCATGGACTTCACGCCCGAGGAGCGCCAGACCATCCTGGAGGCCTATGAGGAGGCGGCGCTGCGCTGCTACGGCCACGAGGGCTTCGGGCCGCCCGCCCCAGCGCCGCGTGACGGCGGCGCGGACCTCAAGTCTGGCGCTGTGTGTCGGGCATAG